In the genome of Mugil cephalus isolate CIBA_MC_2020 chromosome 21, CIBA_Mcephalus_1.1, whole genome shotgun sequence, one region contains:
- the wdr26b gene encoding WD repeat-containing protein 26 encodes MQSNGAGQGQESSDLSCLNSAQNGESSSAAGAHSNGLLSSTDNGNSVGTSNGASVGPCSGTSSASTASEAGSLKKKKRLSQAEEDVIRLIGQHLHGLGLNQTVDLLMQESGCRLEHPSATKFRNHVMEGEWDKAENDLNELRALMHSPNAIVRMKFLLLQQKYLEYLEDGKVLEALQVLRGELTPLKYNTDRIHVLSGYLMCSHAEDLRAKAEWEGKGTASRCRLLDKLQTYLPPSVMLPPRRLHTLLRQAVELQRDRCLYHNTKLDSNLDSVSLLLDHVCSRKQFPCYTQQILTEHCNEVWFCKFSNDGTKLATGSKDTTVIIWQVDPESHQLKLLRTLEGHAYGVSYLAWSPDDTYLIACGPDDCSELWLWNVQTGELRTKMSQSHEDSLTSVAWNPDGKRFVTGGQRGQFYQCDLDGNLLDSWEGVRVQCLWCLGDGRTVLASDTHQRIRGYNFEDLTDRNIVQEDHPIMSFTVSKNGRLALLNVATQGVHLWDLQDRVLVRKYQGVTQGFYTIHSCFGGHNEDFIASGSEDHKVYIWHRRGELPIAELTGHTRTVNCVSWNPAIPGLMASASDDGTVRVWGPAPFLDSQETDGLNENCSNMDS; translated from the exons ATGCAGTCAAACGGGGCAGGACAGGGACAAGAATCCTCAGATCTCTCCTGCCTAAACAGCGCACAAAATGGGGAGTCATCCTCGGCCGCTGGAGCCCATTCCAACGGGCTTCTCTCCAGCACAGACAACGGTAACAGTGTCGGTACCAGTAACGGGGCTTCAGTCGGGCCCTGTTCGGGGACTTCGTCTGCCTCTACGGCCTCGGAGGCTGGCTCgttgaaaaagaagaaacgacTATCGCAGGCGGAGGAAGATGTCATACGATTAATAGGGCAACATCTCCACGGACTAGGGCTGAA tcAGACAGTGGACCTGCTGATGCAGGAATCAGGCTGCAGACTGGAACACCCCTCAGCTACCAAGTTCCGCAACCATGTCATGGAGGGGGAGTGGGACAAG GCTGAGAATGATCTCAATGAGCTCAGAGCACTGATGCATTCTCCCAATGCTATTGTG CGTATGaagttcctgctgctgcagcagaagtACCTCGAGTATCTGGAGGACGGCAAAGTCTTGGAGGCTTTGCAAGTTCTCCGGGGAGAGCTGACACCACTCAAGTACAACACAGATCGCATCCACGTACTCAGCGG GTACTTAATGTGTAGCCATGCTGAGGATCTGAGGGCCAAGGCAGAGTGGGAGGGCAAGGGTACAGCCTCACGCTGCCGGCTGCTGGATAAATTACAGA CATACCTGCCACCCTCCGTCATGCTGCCCCCTCGACGACTGCACACCCTGCTGCGGCAAGCggtggagctgcagagggaCCGCTGCCTTTATCATAACACCAAGCTGGACAGTAACCTGGACTCGGTCTCTCTCCTCCTCGATCATGTCTGCAGCAG GAAACAGTTCCCCTGTTACACGCAGCAGATTCTGACGGAGCATTGTAATGAGGTGTGGTTCTGCAAATTCTCAAACGATGGCACCAAACTAGCGACTGGTTCCAAAGACACTACTGTCATAATTTGGCAAGTGGACCCG GAGAGCCACCAGCTGAAGCTGCTGCGAACCCTGGAGGGTCATGCGTACGGAGTCTCCTACTTAGCATGGAGTCCTGATGACACCTACCTGATCGCCTGTGGACCTGACGACTGCTCTGAGCTCTGGCTCTGGAATGTTCag ACGGGGGAGCTGCGGACCAAAATGTCCCAGTCTCACGAAGACAGTCTGACAAGTGTGGCTTGGAACCCTGATGGCAAACGCTTTGTTACTGGAGGACAAAGGGGACAATTTTATCAATGT GACCTGGACGGTAACTTGTTAGACTCCTGGGAGGGGGTGAGAGTGCAGTGCCTGTGGTGCCTGGGTGATGGCAGGACAGTGCTGGCCTCAGACACACACCAGCGTATCCGAGGGTACAACTTCGAAGACCTTACGGACAGAAACAT AGTTCAAGAGGACCACCCTATCATGTCTTTTACAGTTTCAAAGAATGGAAGATTAGCTTTGTTAAATGTAGCAACTCAG GGAGTACACCTGTGGGACCTTCAGGACCGGGTGCTGGTAAGGAAGTACCAAGGTGTAACCCAGGGCTTCTACACCATCCACTCCTGCTTCGGAGGACACAATGAAGACTTCATTGCCAGTGGCAGCGAAG ACCACAAAGTGTACATCTGGCATCGGCGTGGTGAACTTCCCATCGCTGAGCTCACAGGCCACACGCGCACCGTTAACTGTGTGAGCTGGAACCCGGCCATCCCAGGCCTCATGGCTTCCGCCTCAGACGACGGCACAGTGCGTGTCTGGGGTCCTGCACCCTTCCTCGACTCTCAAGAGACGGATGGACTCAACG AAAACTGCAGTAACATGGACAGTTGA
- the LOC124999397 gene encoding adenylate cyclase type 3-like, with the protein MSLNRIHATDTEQSAEYSVEYTVQVPAHHGAARRGEVTVVQSSCCSCLPRSVRLTFTPESLERLYQSYFRRQRQENLLVLAICAALFNSFIIIMCAVVYTEDKLSMVVVAAVGLAADVVLYLLCWLQKLPASPVSRGAVPYILWLMVTVHVLCYMGLNYQRFPQASDSVGWQVFFCFCNFLTLPLNLVPLILLTALSCGIHTLVLGVTVAQRFEDSLQGPMLVRQLLANVMLYLCATAVGVMSYYMADRKYRTAFLEARQSLEVKVTLEEQSAQQEELLLSILPKHIADEMLQGMKNQANQTDVQQQQQFNTMYMYRHENVSILFADIVGFTQLSSACSAQELVKLLNELFARFDKLAAQHHQLRIKILGDCYYCICGLPDFREDHAACSILMGLAMVEAISYVREKTKTEVDMRVGVHTGTVLGGVLGQKRWQFDVWSTDVTVANKMESGGIPGRVHISQTTKDSLHGEFELEEGNGGERCEYLLEKGIDTYLVLVPKTTPKGLNGNTPAALTSRKSNQLINTTATNGNTASHRSTPTESKEETKIVEEQVINRRLQQELLDRETQQIMKDNQINAISLRFVDENLEEHYSSEKEKRSGAAFCCCMIVLFFITAMEVFIDPLLVVNYVTLGVGQVLLLILTVCSLAAVFPRMFSKRLVSFSVWIDRTRWARNTWAMAAIFVLTMAVIADMLSCVPPSLRVFNSTTGPMLESLGDRGCAEHPKHYSYMAVMSLIAAAMLVQVSHLIKLGLMVLVVTATGAVNIYSWRDIYDLYDYIQFASYRTSIVPSKYLMTMMIIVMLIGFYLFARHLERQSRKLFLWKIGVHDQKEKVFEMRRWNEALVTNMLPEHVAKHFLGSKKRDEELYSQSYDEIGVMFASIPNFSDFYTEESINNGGIECLRILNEIISDFDSLLDREEFRFITKIKTIGSTYMAASGVTPESNTNGYSNRKPEDQSLIERWQHLSDLADFALAMKVILNNLNKQSFNNFMLRIGLNKGGVLAGVIGARKPHYDIWGNTVNVASRMESTGVMGNIQVVEDCYVILKEYGFRFVRRGPIFVKGKGELLTFFMKGKDKPSNNRALETTTLPHQVGDLS; encoded by the exons ATGTCCCTGAACCGGATCCACGCGACAGACACGGAGCAGTCTGCGGAGTACTCTGTGGAGTACACGGTGCAGGTTCCCGCTCATCACGGCGCGGCTCGGAGGGGTGAAGTGACCGTGGTCCagtccagctgctgcagctgcctgCCGCGCTCCGTGCGCCTCACCTTCACGCCGGAGTCACTGGAGAGGCTTTACCAGAGCTACTTCCGCCGGCAGAGGCAGGAGAACCTGCTTGTGCTGGCGATATGCGCTGCCCTGTTCAAcagcttcatcatcatcatgtgcGCCGTGGTGTACACCGAGGACAAGCTGTCCATGGTGGTGGTCGCAGCTGTGGGGCTGGCCGCCGACGTCGTGCTGTACTTATTGTGCTGGCTGCAGAAGCTCCCGGCGTCGCCCGTCTCCCGAGGAGCGGTGCCGTACATACTGTGGCTGATGGTCACCGTCCACGTCTTGTGTTACATGGGACTGAACTACCAGCGGTTCCCACAGGCCAGCGACTCCGTGGGCTGGCaggttttcttctgtttctgcaaCTTTCTGACCCTGCCACTTAACCTGGTGCCACTCATACTGCTCACGGCCCTCTCCTGTGGCATACACACCCTGGTGCTgggggtgactgtggctcaaAGGTTTGAAGACAGCCTGCAGGGGCCAATGCTGGTGAGACAG CTTCTAGCCAACGTGATGCTGTACCTGTGTGCGACCGCTGTAGGTGTCATGTCGTACTACATGGCGGACAGGAAGTACAGGACAGCATTCTTGGAAGCTCGTCAGTCACTAGAGGTCAAAGTGACACTGGAGGAGCAGAGTGCGCAGCAG GAGGAATTATTATTGTCCATCCTGCCCAAGCACATCGCTGACGAGATGCTGCAGGGCATGAAGAACCAGGCCAATCAGACAgacgtccagcagcagcagcagttcaaCACCATGTACATGTACCGCCACGAAAACGTCAG TATCCTCTTTGCTGACATTGTGGGCTTCACTCAGTTGTCCTCAGCGTGTAGCGCCCAGGAGCTCGTGAAGCTGCTCAATGAACTGTTTGCCCGCTTCGATAAACTGGCAGCA CAACATCACCAGCTGAGGATCAAGATTCTCGGGGACTGTTACTATTGCATCTGTGGTCTTCCTGACTTCAGAGAGGACCATGCGGCCTGTTCCATACTGATGGGTCTAGCGATGGTAGAAGCCATCTC GTATGTGcgggaaaagacaaaaactgaggTGGACATGCGAGTGGGCGTCCACACCGGCACCGTGCTGGGGGGTGTGCTCGGGCAGAAGCGCTGGCAGTTTGACGTTTGGTCCACAGATGTCACTGTGGCCAACAAGATGGAATCTGGAGGGATCCCTGG GAGGGTGCATATTTCACAGACCACCAAGGACAGTCTGCACGGGGAGTTTGAACTGGAGGAGGGGAATGGAGGAGAGAGGTGTGAGTACCTGCTGGAGAAGGGCATTGATACATACTTGGTTCTCGTGCCTAAAACAACGCCGAAAGGGCTCAATGGCAAT ACACCTGCAGCATTGACCAGTAGGAAATCAAACCAGTTGATCAACACGACAGCAACCAATGGGAACACAGCCTCACACCGATCTACACCCACCGAGTCTAAAGAGGAG ACTAAGATTGTTGAGGAGCAAGTGATCAACAGACGACTGCAACAGGAGCTGCTGGACAGGGAGACTCAGCAAAT AATGAAAGATAATCAGATCAACGCCATATCATTACGTTTCGTGGATGAAAATTTGGAGGAGCACTACTCCTCAGAGAAGGAGAAGCGAAGTGGAGCTgccttctgctgctgcatgaTAGTGCTCTTTTTCATCACAGCAATGGAGGTGTTCATAGACCCATT GTTGGTTGTGAACTATGTGACTCTCGGAGTAGGACAAGTATTGTTGCTAATCCTCACAGTTTGCTCCCTGGCTGCTGTCTTCCCCAGG ATGTTCTCCAAGAGGTTGGTGTCTTTCTCAGTGTGGATTGATCGAACCCGGTGGGCAAGAAACACATGGGCCATGGCAGCCATATTTGTTCTAACCATGGCTGTGATTGCTGACATG TTGAGTTGTGTGCCGCCGTCCCTTCGGGTCTTCAACAGCACCACTGGTCCCATGTTGGAGTCACTTGGCGACCGAGGCTGTGCGGAGCATCCGAAGCACTACAGCTACATGGCCGTGATGTCGCTCATCGCGGCCGCCATGTTGGTGCAGGTCAGCCACCTGATTAAACTAGGCCTTATGGTGCTAGTCGTCACAGCAACTGGAGCTGTTAACATCTACAGCTGGCGGGATATTTATGATCTTTATGACTATATACAGTTTGCCTCCTACAG AACATCCATAGTGCCATCCAAGTACCTCATGACCATGATGATAATTGTCATGCTGATTGGCTTTTACTTATTTGCTCGCCAC CTGGAACGTCAATCCAGAAAGCTGTTTTTGTGGAAGATTGGCGTGCATGACCAGAAAGAGAAGGTGTTTGAGATGAGACGCTGGAATGAAGCACTGGTCACCAACATGCTGCCAGAACATGTGGCCAAACACTTCTTGGGCTCTAAGAAGAGAGACGAG GAGCTGTACAGCCAGTCTTACGATGAAATAGGTGTGATGTTTGCGTCCATCCCCAACTTTTCTGATTTCTACACTGAAGAGAGCATCAACAATGGTGGCATTGAGTGTCTCAGGATCCTTAATGAGATCATCTCTGACTTTGACAGT TTGTTGGACAGGGAGGAGTTCCGGTTCATTACTAAGATCAAGACGATAGGAAGCACGTACATGGCTGCCTCAGGGGTGACACCGGAAAGCAACACTAATGGATACAGCAATCGCAAG CCAGAGGACCAGTCACTGATTGAGCGCTGGCAGCACCTCTCTGATTTGGCAGACTTTGCCTTGGCTATGAAAGTCATTCTCAACAACCTCAACAAACAGTCCTTCAACAACTTTATGCTACGTATCg GTCTGAATAAAGGAGGAGTTCTGGCTGGAGTGATAGGAGCCCGTAAACCTCATTACGACATCTGGGGCAACACAGTCAATGTGGCCAGCCGAATGGAGTCCACCGGAGTAATGGGAAATATCCAG GTGGTGGAGGACTGCTATGTCATCCTGAAGGAGTATGGCTTTCGCTTTGTCCGAAGAGGACCCATATTTGTCAAAGGGAAAGGGGAGCTGCTAACCTTTTTCATGAAAGGCAAAGACAAACCAAGTAACAATCGTGCCCTAGAGACTACCACCCTTCCACACCAGGTTGGGGACCTTTCCTGA